The Campylobacter sp. CN_NE2 genome contains a region encoding:
- the rho gene encoding transcription termination factor Rho, giving the protein MENTNTNNVAPSKKQHARTHIPVDGYQIEELRSLDLDNLVKIAEELGIENPREFRRQDLVFEILKMQTKQGGFVLFTGILEVTNEGYGFLRGIDSNLTDSVNDAYVSLSQIRKFALRVGDIVTGQVREPKEQEKYYALLKIEAINYKSINEAKERPLFDNLTPLFPTEKLKLEYDPMKLTGRVLDLFTPIGKGQRALITAPPRTGKTELMKELANGISKNHPEVELMVLLVDERPEEVTDMQRSVKGEVFSSTFDLPAFNHVRVAELVIEKAKRAVEMGKDVVILLDSITRLARAYNTVAPSSGKVLSGGVDANALHKPKRFFGAARNIEFGGSLTIIATALIETGSRMDDVIFEEFKGTGNSEMILDRNISDRRIYPAINIIKSGTRKEELLQNPVDLQKIWAIRSAISTMDDIEALKFLYAKMLKTKNNEELLSIMNE; this is encoded by the coding sequence ATGGAAAACACAAATACAAATAATGTTGCTCCTAGCAAAAAACAACACGCTAGAACGCATATACCGGTCGATGGCTATCAAATCGAAGAACTAAGATCGCTTGATCTTGATAATTTAGTTAAAATCGCCGAAGAGCTCGGCATTGAAAATCCGCGTGAATTTCGTCGCCAAGATTTGGTTTTTGAAATTTTAAAAATGCAGACGAAACAAGGCGGTTTTGTCCTATTTACAGGAATTCTCGAAGTTACAAACGAAGGATACGGTTTTTTAAGAGGGATTGATTCAAATCTCACAGATAGTGTAAATGACGCCTATGTAAGTCTGTCGCAAATTCGCAAATTCGCACTTCGCGTGGGCGATATAGTAACAGGTCAGGTGCGTGAGCCAAAAGAGCAGGAAAAATACTACGCGCTTTTAAAAATCGAAGCGATAAATTATAAATCAATCAACGAAGCCAAAGAACGACCGCTTTTTGACAACCTTACCCCGCTTTTCCCGACTGAAAAACTAAAACTCGAATACGATCCGATGAAGCTAACGGGGAGAGTTTTGGATTTATTTACGCCTATCGGAAAAGGTCAAAGAGCGCTTATCACAGCTCCGCCACGAACCGGAAAAACTGAGCTTATGAAAGAGCTTGCTAACGGCATTTCAAAAAACCACCCAGAAGTCGAGCTTATGGTGCTACTCGTCGATGAGCGCCCAGAAGAAGTAACCGACATGCAACGAAGCGTTAAAGGCGAAGTTTTTAGTTCGACCTTTGATTTACCCGCGTTTAACCATGTTCGCGTAGCAGAACTCGTCATCGAAAAGGCAAAACGCGCCGTCGAAATGGGCAAAGATGTCGTTATTTTGCTTGATAGTATTACTCGTTTAGCACGAGCTTATAACACCGTTGCCCCAAGTAGCGGAAAAGTGCTAAGTGGTGGCGTTGATGCAAACGCACTTCACAAACCAAAACGCTTTTTTGGTGCTGCACGAAATATCGAATTTGGCGGAAGTTTAACTATTATCGCAACTGCCTTGATAGAAACCGGCTCTCGCATGGACGATGTTATTTTTGAAGAATTTAAAGGCACGGGAAATAGCGAAATGATTTTGGATAGAAATATCTCAGATCGCCGAATTTACCCTGCGATAAATATCATAAAATCAGGCACAAGAAAAGAAGAGTTGCTTCAAAATCCTGTTGATTTGCAAAAAATTTGGGCGATTCGCTCGGCGATTTCGACTATGGACGACATCGAGGCGCTTAAATTTTTATACGCAAAAATGCTAAAAACTAAAAACAACGAAGAACTTTTATCGATTATGAACGAGTAG
- a CDS encoding heavy metal translocating P-type ATPase: MAHEKCSHCRQSFDENALMIDEIGNKFCCNGCKQVFYLLKENGLDDFYNRLGKNTLNAAKIREFSANETQGIYDNFVRKTADGFNEIFIIIDGIHCTACVWLNEKVLFNTAGIVEASINATTNKAKIVWDETQTSLAEIFNKIQAIGYNPYPYDPKTAETRINSQRREFYAKLLVGIFCVMNIMWIAVALYSGYFSGIDAKVKDILHFAEFVLATPVLFYTGSAFYKGAYFAIKNRSANMDLLISTGVTIVYIYSLYAMFARSGEVYFDSVAMIITFVFIGKYLEILSKKQAVDNLDSLSNMVTGAVMVKVGDKFVSKNPNEVALGDEILINSGQKVLIDGDIISGSGSFDYASLNGESIPVSKEKGDFITSGAVCIDGSIRYKASANFSSSVLNKIINLLENASLKKPKIELLVNQISAKFSITILSIAFFTFLFWLFNANLQTAIIIAVSVIIIACPCALGLATPVGTLVGLSSGLKKGIIFKEAKIIETIAKCDCVVFDKTGTLTSGNLQVGEFEILEEFDKNLLFALLKSSNHPVSTAVAKFVSENFKDELKNEVLIESVENIAAKGIKAKFKNLQILGGNSKFMQENGIKCQSLGATEYFFALSGEIKAKFSLNDEIRKDAPSVVAKLKNLGLEIYILSGDSENAVRSVAQNLGIKNYKFSLLPDEKSEFINSLNSQGKSVVMVGDGVNDAAALLSAAVGIALGSGADISIAKSDVVLMRDDLASLSETILIAKKTFKTIKQNLAFSLVYNALTIPLAVCGFIIPLFAALSMSLSSVLVVLNSMRIKRATR; this comes from the coding sequence ATGGCACACGAAAAATGTTCGCATTGTCGTCAGAGTTTTGATGAAAATGCCCTTATGATCGATGAAATCGGAAATAAATTTTGCTGTAACGGCTGCAAACAAGTTTTTTATCTCTTAAAAGAAAATGGGCTTGACGATTTTTATAATCGTCTTGGCAAAAACACGCTAAATGCTGCAAAAATTCGCGAATTTAGCGCAAACGAAACGCAAGGAATTTATGATAATTTTGTGCGAAAAACGGCTGATGGATTTAACGAAATTTTTATCATCATTGATGGAATTCACTGCACGGCGTGTGTGTGGCTAAATGAAAAAGTGCTTTTTAATACCGCAGGAATCGTAGAAGCGTCCATAAACGCAACAACAAACAAAGCCAAAATCGTTTGGGACGAAACGCAGACGAGTTTAGCTGAAATTTTTAATAAAATTCAAGCAATCGGCTACAATCCGTATCCTTACGACCCAAAAACTGCCGAAACTCGCATAAATTCGCAACGCCGTGAATTTTACGCTAAACTTTTGGTTGGTATTTTTTGCGTTATGAATATAATGTGGATTGCGGTTGCGCTTTATAGTGGCTATTTTAGCGGGATTGATGCAAAAGTTAAGGATATTTTACACTTTGCGGAGTTTGTTTTAGCTACGCCCGTGCTATTTTACACAGGAAGTGCGTTTTATAAGGGTGCGTATTTTGCGATAAAAAATCGCTCGGCGAATATGGATTTGCTAATTTCAACAGGCGTAACGATTGTCTATATTTATTCGCTATATGCGATGTTTGCAAGAAGCGGAGAAGTTTATTTTGATTCAGTTGCGATGATAATCACTTTCGTTTTTATCGGCAAATATCTTGAAATTTTAAGTAAAAAACAAGCCGTCGATAACCTTGATTCGCTCTCAAATATGGTTACGGGCGCTGTCATGGTAAAAGTAGGGGACAAATTTGTAAGCAAAAATCCAAACGAAGTCGCGCTTGGAGATGAAATTCTCATAAATTCGGGGCAAAAAGTGTTAATCGACGGCGATATTATCAGCGGAAGCGGGAGTTTTGATTATGCTAGTTTAAACGGCGAAAGTATCCCTGTAAGCAAAGAAAAAGGCGATTTTATCACAAGCGGTGCGGTTTGCATTGACGGCTCGATTAGATATAAAGCGAGTGCAAATTTTAGCTCGTCCGTGCTAAACAAAATCATAAATTTGCTAGAAAATGCTAGTCTAAAAAAGCCAAAAATAGAGCTTTTGGTAAATCAAATTTCGGCAAAATTTTCAATTACGATTTTAAGCATTGCTTTTTTTACATTTTTATTTTGGCTGTTTAATGCAAATTTGCAAACTGCTATCATTATCGCAGTCTCAGTCATTATAATAGCATGTCCCTGTGCTTTGGGTTTAGCAACGCCTGTTGGCACGCTTGTAGGGCTAAGTTCCGGCTTAAAAAAGGGGATAATTTTTAAAGAAGCCAAAATCATCGAAACTATCGCCAAATGCGACTGCGTGGTGTTTGACAAAACAGGAACGCTAACAAGCGGAAATTTGCAAGTTGGCGAATTTGAAATTTTAGAAGAATTTGATAAAAATTTGCTTTTTGCGCTTTTAAAAAGCTCAAATCACCCTGTAAGCACGGCAGTTGCTAAATTTGTAAGCGAAAATTTTAAAGATGAACTAAAAAATGAAGTGCTTATCGAAAGCGTTGAAAATATCGCGGCAAAGGGAATTAAAGCCAAATTTAAAAATTTGCAAATTTTGGGCGGAAATTCAAAATTTATGCAAGAAAATGGCATAAAATGCCAAAGTTTGGGTGCGACTGAGTATTTTTTCGCACTCAGTGGCGAGATAAAGGCCAAATTTAGCCTAAACGATGAAATTCGAAAAGACGCGCCGTCGGTCGTAGCTAAACTAAAAAATTTAGGTTTAGAAATTTATATTTTAAGCGGCGATAGTGAAAATGCCGTGCGAAGTGTAGCGCAAAATTTGGGTATAAAAAATTACAAATTTTCGCTTTTGCCAGATGAAAAGTCTGAATTTATAAATTCGCTAAATTCGCAAGGCAAAAGCGTCGTTATGGTAGGCGATGGCGTAAATGACGCAGCTGCGCTTTTGAGTGCGGCTGTGGGAATCGCTCTTGGAAGCGGTGCTGACATAAGTATCGCAAAAAGCGATGTCGTGCTAATGCGGGACGATTTGGCTAGCCTGAGCGAAACGATTTTAATAGCCAAAAAAACTTTCAAAACGATAAAACAAAATTTGGCTTTTTCGCTCGTTTATAACGCTTTAACTATCCCGTTAGCGGTTTGTGGCTTTATAATACCGCTGTTTGCGGCATTATCGATGAGTTTAAGCTCGGTTTTGGTCGTGCTAAATTCGATGAGAATTAAAAGGGCGACGAGATGA
- the ccoS gene encoding cbb3-type cytochrome oxidase assembly protein CcoS: protein MDSGILAIMIGISTILGFIALGALLWGIKTKQFEDYSKFLDGTQYDSEEALNEAVKMEQKRKEALKKREKNYSPPD, encoded by the coding sequence ATGGATAGCGGAATTTTAGCCATTATGATAGGCATTTCGACGATTTTAGGTTTTATTGCGCTTGGGGCGCTTCTTTGGGGGATAAAAACAAAGCAGTTTGAAGACTACTCAAAGTTTTTAGACGGCACACAATATGACAGCGAAGAAGCCCTAAATGAAGCCGTAAAAATGGAGCAAAAACGCAAAGAAGCGTTAAAAAAACGCGAAAAAAACTACTCTCCGCCGGATTGA
- the gpmI gene encoding 2,3-bisphosphoglycerate-independent phosphoglycerate mutase — protein MKQKTILVITDGIGSNSSDKFNAFANAKKPNYDYFFKNVPNSLLKTSGLAVGLPDGQMGNSEVGHMTIGSGRILYQNLVKVDRAIEKNELKDNEALKNLLKICKNIHVIGLYSDGGVHSHLRHFDAIMQIAVDNGCKAYAHAITDGRDVSPTSGIEFIKHLDEKFGVATICGRFYAMDRDKRWDRVQKAYEVIKTSANKSELSPSEYMQNSYANGITDEFIEPVSFGEFKGISKDDGIIFINFRNDRAREICSALSLPNFSEFERSENVANLITLTNYDDNFKFPVMFANDDINDTLSEIVARNGLSQLHTAETEKYAHVTFFFNGGKEEPNLNESRILIPSPKVKTYDEKPEMSAYEVCDAVVKGIKGGEDFIVVNFANGDMVGHTGNYEAAVKAVEAVDECLGKIFAAAKEEGYAYMQISDHGNCEEMRDENGEMLTNHTTYDVFCFVYANGVEKIANGGLSNVAPTILKIMGLEIPKVMDKALF, from the coding sequence ATGAAACAAAAAACGATTTTAGTCATAACTGACGGCATAGGTTCAAATTCAAGCGATAAATTTAACGCTTTTGCAAATGCAAAAAAACCAAATTATGATTATTTTTTTAAAAATGTTCCAAATTCGCTTTTAAAAACTTCGGGACTAGCTGTTGGCTTACCGGACGGGCAAATGGGAAACTCCGAAGTCGGACACATGACCATCGGCAGCGGGCGAATTTTGTATCAAAATTTGGTAAAGGTTGATAGGGCTATCGAAAAAAATGAGTTAAAAGATAATGAAGCTTTAAAAAATTTGCTAAAAATTTGCAAAAATATTCATGTTATAGGTTTATACAGCGACGGCGGCGTGCATTCGCATTTAAGGCACTTTGATGCGATTATGCAAATCGCAGTTGATAACGGTTGCAAGGCTTACGCTCACGCTATCACAGACGGGCGAGATGTAAGTCCTACTAGCGGGATTGAATTTATCAAACATTTAGATGAGAAATTCGGTGTAGCTACCATTTGTGGCAGATTTTATGCAATGGATAGGGATAAGCGTTGGGATAGAGTGCAAAAGGCTTATGAAGTCATAAAAACCAGTGCAAACAAAAGCGAACTAAGCCCAAGCGAATATATGCAAAATTCCTACGCTAACGGCATTACGGACGAATTTATCGAACCTGTTAGTTTCGGCGAATTTAAGGGAATTAGCAAAGATGACGGCATAATTTTTATAAATTTTAGAAACGATAGAGCAAGAGAGATTTGCTCGGCTTTGTCGCTACCAAATTTTAGCGAATTTGAACGCAGCGAAAATGTAGCAAACTTAATAACGCTTACAAACTATGATGATAATTTTAAATTTCCGGTAATGTTCGCAAATGACGATATAAACGATACTTTAAGTGAAATCGTAGCACGAAACGGGTTAAGCCAACTCCATACAGCCGAAACCGAAAAATACGCCCATGTAACTTTCTTTTTCAACGGCGGAAAAGAAGAGCCAAATTTAAACGAAAGTAGAATTTTAATACCAAGCCCAAAGGTTAAAACTTATGACGAAAAGCCCGAAATGTCGGCTTACGAAGTTTGCGATGCAGTAGTTAAAGGCATAAAAGGCGGCGAAGATTTTATCGTTGTAAATTTCGCAAACGGCGATATGGTCGGACACACAGGCAACTACGAAGCCGCCGTAAAAGCTGTCGAGGCAGTCGATGAGTGCTTGGGTAAAATTTTTGCGGCTGCCAAAGAAGAAGGATATGCCTATATGCAAATTTCAGATCACGGCAACTGCGAAGAAATGCGTGATGAAAACGGCGAAATGCTGACAAATCACACGACTTATGATGTTTTTTGCTTTGTTTATGCAAACGGAGTTGAAAAAATCGCAAACGGCGGTCTTAGCAATGTCGCTCCAACAATCTTAAAAATCATGGGGCTTGAAATCCCAAAGGTTATGGATAAGGCTCTGTTTTAA
- the mraY gene encoding phospho-N-acetylmuramoyl-pentapeptide-transferase: MLYAIAKFFNMHFFSYTTVRSGIAFFIAFFVTIYLMPKFIKWAQKKKAEQPIYELAPKTHQAKKSTPTMGGIVFITATVIASLICAKFNNVYVVGGILCLLGFSFLGFKDDFAKITGGKNHDGLSARAKFAFQLFISALIAFLLFFFSDLTTELYLPFYKFPIINLWFFAVIFWLLVMTAASNSVNLTDGLDGLATIPSVFSLISLGIFAYLCGHAEFSSYLLLPKVSGVGELCIIASALVGALLGFLWYNCYPAEVFMGDSGSLSVGAFIGYTGIVTKNEFLLIIIGWVFVMETLSVILQVASFKIRKKRIFLMSPIHHHFELKGWAENKIIIRFWIIALLMNIIALTSLKLR; the protein is encoded by the coding sequence ATGCTTTATGCGATTGCAAAATTTTTCAATATGCACTTTTTTTCATATACCACTGTACGAAGCGGTATAGCGTTTTTTATAGCGTTTTTTGTTACGATTTATTTGATGCCAAAATTCATAAAATGGGCGCAAAAGAAAAAGGCAGAGCAACCCATTTACGAACTTGCTCCAAAAACTCATCAAGCCAAAAAATCAACGCCGACAATGGGCGGAATCGTTTTTATAACAGCAACCGTGATTGCAAGTTTGATTTGCGCTAAATTTAATAATGTTTATGTCGTGGGCGGAATTTTATGCCTTTTGGGTTTTTCATTTTTAGGTTTTAAAGATGATTTTGCCAAAATCACAGGCGGAAAAAACCACGACGGCTTATCGGCAAGAGCCAAATTCGCATTTCAGCTTTTCATTTCGGCGCTGATTGCGTTTTTGCTTTTCTTTTTTAGCGACCTTACGACAGAACTTTATCTGCCGTTTTATAAATTCCCTATCATAAATTTATGGTTTTTTGCCGTGATTTTTTGGCTTTTGGTGATGACGGCAGCTTCAAATTCGGTAAATTTGACAGACGGCTTGGACGGCTTAGCGACGATTCCGTCGGTATTTTCATTGATAAGTCTTGGAATTTTTGCCTATTTGTGCGGACATGCTGAGTTTTCATCATATTTGCTTTTGCCAAAAGTTAGCGGTGTGGGCGAACTTTGCATTATCGCTTCTGCGTTAGTGGGGGCATTACTAGGCTTTTTGTGGTATAACTGCTATCCGGCAGAGGTTTTTATGGGCGATAGCGGAAGCCTAAGCGTGGGTGCATTTATCGGCTATACGGGCATTGTAACCAAAAATGAATTTTTACTAATCATCATCGGTTGGGTTTTTGTTATGGAGACTTTGTCCGTGATTTTGCAGGTTGCTAGTTTTAAAATACGAAAAAAACGAATTTTTTTAATGTCGCCTATTCATCACCATTTTGAGCTAAAAGGCTGGGCGGAAAATAAAATCATAATCCGTTTTTGGATAATTGCGCTACTTATGAATATCATCGCTTTAACTTCGTTAAAATTAAGGTAA
- the murD gene encoding UDP-N-acetylmuramoyl-L-alanine--D-glutamate ligase, with product MKKSLFGYGLTTKAIAKSGGWDIYDDKFSSNSKDEFGNNLLNPSEFNANSSELEIPSPGFPRTHELVQKAKNLISEYDYFDDFNGVKIWISGTNGKTTTTQMTQSLLENYGSAMGGNVGVPLANLDKNAKIWVLETSSFTIHYTKFSRPDIYILLPITPDHLSWHGDFSEYEKAKLKPLKTMGEGSVAIVPKAYANTPSLAKVIGYENEEDLAKFFGLNLSEINFKVPFLMDAVMALCMEKILFDKANISLLNKFVIENNKLEEFSDKFGRIWVNDTKATNLDAAIQALRRYKDKKIHIILGGDDKGVDLEPLFKELLNLQICVYAIGSNTQKLMNLCEKFNISAVKCEFLNVAVEKIHKNYANSSDEIALLSPACASLDQFKSYAERGDKFKEYVTNLYKINF from the coding sequence ATGAAAAAATCTCTTTTTGGATATGGACTAACTACAAAAGCAATCGCTAAAAGCGGCGGTTGGGACATTTATGATGATAAATTTAGCTCAAATTCGAAGGACGAATTTGGGAATAATCTTTTAAATCCTAGCGAATTTAACGCAAATTCAAGTGAGCTTGAAATCCCAAGTCCGGGCTTTCCACGAACTCACGAGTTAGTTCAAAAAGCAAAAAATTTAATCAGCGAATATGATTATTTTGATGATTTTAACGGTGTTAAAATTTGGATAAGCGGAACTAACGGCAAAACAACTACCACGCAAATGACGCAGTCTTTGCTAGAAAATTATGGCTCAGCTATGGGCGGAAATGTTGGTGTGCCTTTGGCAAATTTGGACAAAAATGCCAAAATTTGGGTCTTAGAAACTAGTTCTTTTACTATTCATTACACTAAATTTTCTAGACCAGATATTTATATCTTGCTTCCCATTACGCCCGATCATTTATCATGGCATGGCGATTTTAGCGAGTATGAAAAGGCAAAGTTAAAGCCTTTAAAAACTATGGGCGAAGGAAGCGTGGCAATCGTGCCAAAAGCGTATGCAAACACGCCTAGTCTTGCAAAAGTCATCGGCTATGAAAATGAAGAAGATTTGGCTAAATTTTTTGGTTTGAATTTGAGTGAGATAAATTTTAAAGTGCCTTTTTTGATGGACGCTGTTATGGCACTTTGTATGGAAAAAATTCTTTTTGATAAAGCTAATATTTCGCTTTTAAATAAATTTGTGATTGAAAATAATAAACTTGAAGAGTTTAGCGATAAATTTGGGCGAATTTGGGTAAATGACACGAAGGCGACAAATTTAGACGCCGCAATTCAGGCACTTCGCAGATACAAAGATAAAAAAATTCATATCATTTTAGGCGGAGATGATAAAGGAGTGGATTTAGAGCCACTTTTTAAGGAACTTTTAAATTTGCAAATTTGCGTTTATGCAATCGGCTCAAACACCCAAAAATTGATGAATTTATGCGAAAAATTTAATATAAGTGCCGTTAAATGCGAATTTTTAAATGTTGCAGTAGAGAAAATTCATAAAAACTATGCAAATTCTAGTGATGAAATCGCGTTACTTAGTCCAGCCTGTGCTAGTTTGGATCAATTTAAATCTTACGCCGAGCGTGGCGATAAATTCAAAGAATATGTAACAAATTTATATAAAATTAATTTTTAA